A DNA window from Daucus carota subsp. sativus chromosome 3, DH1 v3.0, whole genome shotgun sequence contains the following coding sequences:
- the LOC108212672 gene encoding uncharacterized protein LOC108212672, giving the protein MWKTSHGGRSHTPRKIRKLDKDEAVMELDEPTPVKETPKDTPSDHEGSPPQFDFDLDPRLPMPVQNTGPAEDTVDIQVTPGSNDKILKIGSRLSPEVRGKLIEFLKGNLDVFAWSHEDMIGIDPAVMCHHLNIDPTKKGARQKRRPISGERAEALQEEVDRLLKAGLVKESFYPTWLANPVLVKKPNGKWRTCIDFTDLNKACPRDSFSLPIIDQLVDSTAGHALLRFMDAYSGYNQIPMYEPDQEHTSFITDIGLYCYIGMPFGLINAGATYQRLVNMMFKEQIGKTMEVYVDDMLVKSKKANDHVSHLSDMFEILRRYMMKLNPQKCVFGVESGKFLGFMVNHRGIEANPAKIKALLDMKSPTNVKQVQSLTGRIAALNRFVSKSSEKCKEFFKAVKGTSKDFEWTVECESAFAKIKKHLGEPPLLAKPDEGETLILYLAVSDYSISAVLVKEDAEGQSPVYYISKRLLDAETRYTSMEKLVYALIHASRKLRPYFQAHKVEVRTAYPLRQIMHKPEVTGRMMKWAIELGQFDIDYKPRTAIKGQALADFILEFPEDGENSSLLIKYDPDLPSQPEALKEDIPELWWIVHTDGAVNNDGAGAGIVLVSPEGHRLLNAIHFTFQLSNNDAEYEALVGGLKLALEMKVRRLVVKLDSMLVVEHIKGGYQAKGPKTAMYLKCVQRLLDQFEEVQINKVPREFNGDADALAKLGSQKDAALLGVIRLEVQEVPSIPELDAMEVADGVKHQTWMMPIWEFINEGKLPEDKVEARRLRYKAARYVEYDGKLYKRGFNQPLLKCIDGDECTYVLREVHEGICGNHSGGNSLAMKILRQGNILDQHDQSLAFRHVGIDLIGELPKAKGGVKFGIPYKLISDNGKQFDSKELRCLCDDLGIKKDFAAVYHPQSNGQTEAVNKIIKHTLKTKLEDSKGNWPEELPMVLWSYNTTPRTTTGESPFVLAYGCEAMVPIEVGAGSFRRDYFEKQDNDVNQRLYLDMIEEIRATSQIRLAAYQQRTARYYNSKVKAHPFQVGDLVLRKVVLNNKNPLHGVFGANWEGPYRVKVILWKGT; this is encoded by the exons ATGTGGAAAACAAGTCATGGAGGTAGAAGTCACACCCCCAGGAAAATCAGGAAGTTAGACAAAGACGAGGCAGTGATGGAGTTGGATGAGCCTACACCAGTCAAAGAAACCCCTAAAGACACACCCTCGGATCACGAGGGGTCTCCACCACAGTTCGATTTTGATCTAGACCCTAGGCTACCTATGCCAGTGCAGAACACGGGACCAGCCGAAGACACAGTCGACATACAAGTCACACCGGGGAGTAATGACAAGATCCTAAAAATAGGATCCAGGCTGAGTCCGGAGGTAAGGGGCAAGCTGATAGAATTCCTGAAAGGCAACCTAGACGTGTTTGCTTGGAGTCACGAGGACATGATTGGAATCGACCCGGCCGttatgtgccaccacctcaacaTCGATCCCACCAAAAAAGGTGCTAGGCAGAAGCGCAGACCAATAAGTGGGGAAAGGGCCGAGGCCCTCCAAGAGGAAGTTGACCGCCTCCTAAAAGCAGGATTAGTGAAGGAATCATTCTACCCAACCTGGTTGGCAAACCCTGTGCTCGTGAAGAAACCAAACGGGAAATGGCGCACCTGCATAGACTTTACCGATCTCAACAAAGCATGCCCTAGGGACAGTTTCTCACTTCCCATAATTGATCAGCTGGTAGACTCAACAGCCGGCCACGCCCTCCTTCGTTTCATGGATGCCTACTCGGGATACAATCAGATCCCTATGTACGAGCCTGACCAGGAGCATACCTCCTTCATTACGGACATAGGCCTATATTGTTACATTGGCATGCCATTCGGACTCATCAACGCAGGCGCGACCTACCAAAGGCTTGTAAACATGATGTTCAAGGAACAGATCGGAAAGACCATGGAGGTGTACGTGGACGATATGTTGGTCAAGTCTAAGAAAGCCAATGACCATGTGTCTCACCTGTCAGACATGTTCGAAATTCTAAGGAGGTACATGATGAAGCTCAACCCGCAAAAGTGTGTCTTCGGAGTGGAGTCAGGAAAGTTTCTTGGTTTTATGGTCAATCACAGAGGTATTGAAGCCAATCCCGCGAAGATCAAAGCTTTGCTTGATATGAAGTCCCCAACCAATGTCAAACAGGTGCAAAGCTTAACCGGGAGGATTGCCGCCTTGAACAGATTTGTGTCGAAGTCCTCTGAAAAATGCAAAGAGTTCTTCAAAGCCGTGAAGGGCACATCTAAGGACTTTGAATGGACGGTAGAGTGTGAAAGTGCTTTTGCGAAAATCAAAAAACACTTGGGCGAGCCACCCCTCTTAGCCAAACCAGACGAAGGTGAAACACTTATACTCTACCTAGCTGTCTCAGACTACTCCATTAGTGCCGTGTTAGTGAAGGAGGACGCGGAAGGTCAGTCCCCCGTTTATTACATAAGCAAAAGGTTGTTGGACGCAGAGACCCGCTACACAAGTATGGAAAAGTTGGTATACGCCTTGATACATGCATCCCGAAAGCTGCGGCCTTACTTCCAAGCACATAAGGTGGAGGTCAGAACCGCGTACCCTCTTCGACAAATCATGCATAAACCAGAAGTCACAGGTAGGATGATGAAATGGGCAATCGAGTTAGGGCAATTTGACATTGATTACAAGCCACGAACCGCCATCAAAGGACAAGCTTTAGCTGACTTCATTTTGGAATTTCCAGAGGACGGAGAAAACTCTAGCCTGTTAATCAAATACGATCCCGACCTACCGTCACAACCTGAGGCCCTGAAAGAAGATATCCCCGAGCTGTGGTGGATAGTGCATACCGACGGAGCAGTGAACAATGATGGGGCAGGTGCAGGTATAGTGTTGGTAAGCCCCGAGGGACACAGACTCTTGAATGCAATTCACTTTACCTTCCAACTATCTAATAACGACGCAGAATATGAGGCATTAGTTGGAGGCTTAAAGTTGGCCCTCGAGATGAAAGTCAGAAGGCTTGTGGTAAAGCTTGACTCGATGTTGGTGGTGGAGCACATAAAAGGGGGATACCAAGCCAAAGGACCTAAGACAGCTATGTATCTCAAATGCGTCCAAAGGTTGCTAGACCAGTTTGAGGAGGTGCAAATAAACAAGGTACCTAGGGAGTTCAACGGAGACGCTGATGCCCTAGCAAAATTGGGATCTCAGAAAGACGCTGCCTTATTGGGGGTAATTCGATTGGAAGTTCAAGAGGTGCCTAGCATCCCAGAACTGGATGCCATGGAGGTAGCAGACGGCGTCAAGCATCAAACATGGATGATGCCAATATGGGAATTTATTAATGAAGGAAAGTTGCCCGAAGATAAAGTTGAGGCTCGGAGGCTAAGATATAAGGCAGCTAGGTATGTGGAATATGATGGCAAACTATACAAGAGAGGCTTCAATCAGCCGTTGTTGAAGTGTATAGACGGGGACGAATGCACCTACGTACTGAGGGAGGTCCATGAAGGCAtatgtgggaatcactcgggagGCAACTCATTAGCTATGAAGATTCTGAGGCAAGg CAACATCCTTGACCAGCATGACCAGTCCTTGGCCTTTCGCCATGTGGGGATAGACTTGATTGGGGAACTCCCCAAAGCCAAGGGAGGTGTGAA GTTTGGAATTCCTTACAAGCTGATCTCGGACAACGGAAAGCAATTCGACAGCAAGGAACTGAGATGCCTCTGTGATGACCTAGGAATCAAAAAGGACTTTGCAGCGGTGTACCATCCTCAGAGCAACGGGCAAACGGAGGCGGTGAACAAGATCATCAAACACACCTTGAAGACAAAGCTGGAGGATAGCAAGGGAAATTGGCCGGAGGAACTCCCCATGGTGCTATGGTCTTACAACACGACTCCTAGGACTACGACTGGGGAGTCACCGTTCGTGTTAGCTTATGGATGCGAAGCCATGGTTCCGATAGAGGTTGGAGCTGGATCATTCAGGCGAGATTACTTTGAGAAACAAGACAACGACGTCAACCAAAGGCTCTACTTGGATATGATTGAAGAAATCAGAGCTACCTCACAGATACGACTAGCTGCATATCAGCAAAGAACAGCGAGGTATTACAACAGCAAAGTAAAGGCTCACCCATTCCAAGTGGGGGACCTCGTTCTCAGGAAGGTCGTACTTAACAACAAAAACCCCTTGCATGGGGTCTTCGGTGCTAACTGGGAAGGCCCCTATAGAGTAAAAGTGATACTATGGAAAGGAACCTAG